A portion of the Ferrimonas lipolytica genome contains these proteins:
- the pyrI gene encoding aspartate carbamoyltransferase regulatory subunit — MNKLQVEAIEHGTVIDHIPAGMGVRILKFFQLTDNGERITVGLNLRTSDGGSKDLIKVENTTFSKEQADQLALFASSATMNLINNFEVVDKYQVQLPQSIDRILQCPNSNCITQHQPAQTRFYVNHSNCTPTLKCQYCEKSFSVGLFKELN, encoded by the coding sequence ATGAACAAACTCCAAGTTGAAGCAATTGAACACGGTACCGTTATCGATCACATCCCAGCGGGGATGGGGGTACGTATTCTAAAGTTCTTCCAGCTGACCGATAACGGCGAACGCATTACCGTGGGGTTAAACCTACGTACCAGCGATGGTGGCAGCAAAGACCTTATTAAGGTCGAAAACACCACCTTCTCTAAAGAGCAGGCTGACCAATTGGCTTTATTTGCCAGCAGCGCCACCATGAATCTGATCAACAACTTTGAGGTTGTTGACAAGTACCAAGTGCAACTGCCGCAATCGATTGATCGTATACTGCAATGCCCAAACAGCAACTGCATTACCCAGCATCAACCGGCTCAAACTCGATTTTACGTAAACCACAGCAACTGCACGCCCACGTTGAAGTGCCAATATTGCGAAAAGAGTTTTAGCGTCGGGCTATTTAAAGAGCTTAATTAA